The Fulvia fulva chromosome 13, complete sequence genome window below encodes:
- a CDS encoding Ribosomally synthesized cyclic peptide ustiloxin B precursosr gives MLTLYIKPVNKRAEAFEDYIIPIDKRAEAVEDYIIPIDKRAEAVEDYIIPIDKRAEAVEDYIIPIDKRAEAVEDYIIPIG, from the exons ATGCTTACTCTC TACATTAAACCAGTCAACAAGCGTGCCGAAGCGTTCGAGGACTACATCATTCCAATCGACAAGCGTGCGGAAGCGGTTGAGGACTACATTATTCCAATCGACAAGCGTGCGGAAGCGGTTGAAGACTACATTATTCCAATCGACAAGCGTGCGGAAGCGGTCGAGGATTATATTATTCCAATCGACAAGCGTGCCGAAGCGGTCGAGGACTACATTATTCCAATTGGCTAG